TAAAGTGTCATGCCGGGTGGCAGGGAAAAACGGTTACTAAAGATGATGACGAAGCAGGTGAATGCTTTAGATTTTATAATTCAGCTGAAGAATCGTACAGAGATCACACCGAATTCCTGAAACGACAACGATATGCTTTCCTTTTTGAACTTGACCGCAATGATTATAAAGGTTGGGCCCGTGGTCTGAAACAGGCAGGCTACGCTACGAACCCGAGATATCCTGAATTACTCATTGGATTGATAGAACGGTACGGCCTTGAACGCTTTGACCGTGGTGAAACTGTTATTGCCAAAGCTCAAAGAGAAGATCGCATTCAGGAGCAAATAGAAATAAAAGAGCAGCAACAACCTTCTGCACAACAAAGTGAACCTGCGAAATCTCCGGTAACCATGAAGATCTATGAAGTTACAGCTGGAGACACCTTATATTCGATTGGACGAAGGTTCGGACTAACGGTAGATGAAATTAAAATAATTAATTCACTTCAGGCAGGCGAAATCAAACCCGGACAGCTATTGCTTGTTTCAAAATGAGTTAATATTTGTTAAATGTTACATCATTTGCGAAGCAAATACCTTAGTTTTATCCTGCTTGAAACGACTACTTAGTGTTATATTGCTATTTTCCTGCTTAAAGCTAAGCGGGCAGGAACGAACGGTTGAAGGAATAGTATTCGACCGTGACAGTAAACAACGTATTTCCAGGGTATATATTTATAATCTGAGAAAACATACCGGCTTTTACAACAATATAAAAGGCGAATTTTCAACGAAAGTAGCAGCGGGCGACACTTTAATAGCTGCGGCGGAGGGATACCGGGTGGATACGCTTACGGTGAGGTCGCAGGCTGCGCTACTTTTTTATCTCAAGCAAACAAGCATTCACTTGCGGGAGGTTACGGTTACCGATACTGCCCGTCATCCCAGGGAACGGCTAAAGCAAATAAAAAGAGAGTATAAGGATATCTACAGGAAAGGTGACCCACAAGATCTTCTTGCGGTTGGTGGAGGTAACGGGACGGGCGGAGCGGGTTTGGGCATTGACGCTTTATATAGTTTACTCAGCAAAGAAGGCAAAAACGCCCGATACTTGCAGGAGATCATTGAGAGAGACTACCGGGAAATGATGATTAATTACCGCTATACCAAAAGCCTGATAAAAAATGTAACGGGACTTCCTGATGATAAGCTCGAAGATTTTATGCAGCAATACCGCCCATCTTATTATTTCATCCTTGAAGCAAGCGATTATTCTTTAATAAGCTTCATCAGGGATTGCTATAAGCAATATCTGAAAGACCCATCTGCCTACAGGCTTCCCCCACTCAAATCTCCTTGAAATGGCTGATTTTGGCATAATCCACATTTCCTTTCTGCCTGCAGAGGGGATGGCACTCTTTCCTTTTATACTTATCAAAAAGAAGACATATAAGACCGATGCACTTCTGATCAGGCATGAGAGGATACATCTACGACAACAGGCAGAAATGGCCGTCATTTTTTTCTATCTGTTTTATCTTCTCAACTACATCTTTAACCTCCTTCTCTACAGAAATCACCGGCAGGCTTATCTCAATATCATTTTTGAGAAAGAAGCCTACACGATGGAAGGGGAGGTAGATTATCTTAGGATGCGCAGGCCTTTTGCGTGGATAAAATTCATATTCTGAAGCTTTCGTTTTTATCCTTTGGCTTTTTTCGCTTATTTTGTTTCCGATATGCTGAAAAGGTTTTTGCTTCCTGTACTTTTATTTCTATCGTTTGCCGCTCTTAGCCAACAAGCTAGCGTGGATACTGCAGAATTAAATAACTTAAGAGAATACCCCAAGAAAAACAGTCTGCCGGTACGGCGGCCTGTTCTGCAGCTCCAGCCGGTTCAGCTTCCCGAATCGCAACTGAACCTCAAAGTTAATTACTGGCGTAACTGGGTGACCTTTGGCGTTAATATGAACCAGGCATCCTTTAGCAATAACTGGAAGGGAGGGGGAGTTAATTCAATAGCAATCGGAACTACCTTTAATTATAAAACTGATTATACCAAGGGCGACAAGAACTACGTATCCGAAGTTATTCTGCAATATGGAAAGATAAAAAACAAGGGGCAATTGCAACGTAAAAGTAATGACCGGATCTACTGGGATAATAAGGTCGGCCTGAAGTTGTCGCCCAGCTGGAACTTTTTCGGATCACTAAACTTTGAATCTCAATTTGACCGGGGGTTTTCATATTCAACAAAAGACGGTGTAGAAACGGCTAAAACCATCTCACGTTTTATGTCGCCGGGATATTTAACGGAGTCTATAGGTTTTGAATACAAGCCAAGCAAATATTTCTGGCTTCGTATCGGTACGGGAACCGCCCGCCAGACTTTTGTTTTAGACAAGGATCTGTATCTTAATAACGATAAGAACTTCGGGGTTGAACATGGTAAATCGTTCCGGAACGAGCTGGCCTTTCAACTTGTGAGCAGCTATGAGAGGGATATTATGGAAAATATATCTTTAAAAAGTCGCTATAGCATGTTTGCTAACTATGAAAAGCTTAAAAGTATTGACCAGCGCCTTGATCTCACTTTAATCGCAAAAGTGAACAGGCTTATTAACGTTACGTTTACTGGTGTAGGGCTGTACGATGATGATGCAACTGATAAAATTCAGGCAAGCCAGTCGCTTGCTTTGGGACTGACATACAGGTTTCCGAAGTAACGACTATTGGTCTTTACGCAATACATTTGCCTCAACTTAGCGCCGGCAACATACAAAAAAAATTTACTTAACTTTGCAGCCCGTAGAAGCTGATTAAAAGATGTTTGAAAACTTACAGGATAAACTGGACCGCGCCTTTAAGGTACTGAAGGGTCAGGGAACGATTACAGAGATAAACGTAGCAGAAACGATGAAGGAGATCCGGAAGGCTCTTCTTGATGCGGACGTAAATTATAAAACAGCTAAAACATTTACTGATGATGTAAAGCAAAAAGCGCTTGGACAAAACGTTCTCACGGCTGTATCTCCAGGACAACTGCTTACCAAGATCATGAATGATGAGCTCGCCGAGCTCATGGGTGGATCGGTAACAGAGATTGGCCTGACTAACAATCCAACCATTATACTTATTGCCGGACTAAATGGTGCTGGTAAGACCACGTTCTCGGGTAAACTAGCGAATTTCCTTAAAACTCAAAAAGGGAAAAAACCATTACTGGTAGCAGGAGACGTTTACCGTCCGGCTGCTGTTGACCAGTTACAGGTGCTCGGACAACAGATCGGTGTTCCGGTATATGCCAACCTCGAATCAAAAGATCCCGTCGGAATTGCCCAGGAAGGGATCAATGAGGCTAAAAAGAATGGAAATAACGTAGTTATCATTGATACCGCCGGACGGCTCGCTGTCGACGAAGAAATGATGAATGAGATCGCGGCAGTAAAGGCCCGTACAAATCCTCACGAAATCCTTTTTGTTGTTGACTCGATGACTGGTCAGGATGCTGTCAATACTGCAAAAGTATTTAACGACAGGCTTGACTTTTCGGGTGTTGTTCTTACAAAGCTTGACGGTGATACCCGTGGTGGTGCTGCTCTGTCTATCAAATCGGTTGTCAATAAACCAATAAAATTTATTGGAACAGGCGAGAAGATGGAAGCACTTGACGTGTTTTATCCTGACCGTATGGCTTCCCGGATTCTCGGAATGGGGGACGTGGTTTCACTGGTTGAAAGAGCACAGCAGCAGTTCGATGAAAAGCAGGCAGCCGAACTTCAGAAGAAAATACGTAAAAACAAGTTCGACTTCAACGACTTCATCGGGCAGATACAACAGATCAAAAAAATGGGTAACATGAAAGATCTGATGGGAATGATCCCCGGTGTTGGTAAGGCTGTGAGAGACATTGATATCGACGACAATGCTTTTAAACCGATCGAGGCTATTATTCAGTCAATGACTCCCTTTGAGCGGGAGAATCCTGATTCTATCAATCAGAGCAGGAGAGCTCGAATTGCAAGCGGGTCGGGAACAAATCTTCAGGAAGTGAATAAGCTTATCAAACAATTCGAGGATATGCGTAAGGTGATGAAGCAGTTTAGTAATCCCGCAGCAATGTCTAAGATGATGAGGGGGATGCCCCGAACTCCGTTTGGAAAGTAATAAGAGAATATACTTTAAGATAAAGGGCTGCCTGATAATTTTCGGGCAGCCCTTTTTGCTGGTTTGCATGTCGGCTATGTACTTTTTTCTTTGACCGCAAAGAAAAAAGCTACCAAAAAAGAAACTCGCGGCTGCTTTCATTGCTTTTATAAAGACTGCTTTTACCGGGT
The window above is part of the Arcticibacter tournemirensis genome. Proteins encoded here:
- the ffh gene encoding signal recognition particle protein, producing MFENLQDKLDRAFKVLKGQGTITEINVAETMKEIRKALLDADVNYKTAKTFTDDVKQKALGQNVLTAVSPGQLLTKIMNDELAELMGGSVTEIGLTNNPTIILIAGLNGAGKTTFSGKLANFLKTQKGKKPLLVAGDVYRPAAVDQLQVLGQQIGVPVYANLESKDPVGIAQEGINEAKKNGNNVVIIDTAGRLAVDEEMMNEIAAVKARTNPHEILFVVDSMTGQDAVNTAKVFNDRLDFSGVVLTKLDGDTRGGAALSIKSVVNKPIKFIGTGEKMEALDVFYPDRMASRILGMGDVVSLVERAQQQFDEKQAAELQKKIRKNKFDFNDFIGQIQQIKKMGNMKDLMGMIPGVGKAVRDIDIDDNAFKPIEAIIQSMTPFERENPDSINQSRRARIASGSGTNLQEVNKLIKQFEDMRKVMKQFSNPAAMSKMMRGMPRTPFGK
- a CDS encoding DUF3078 domain-containing protein — encoded protein: MLKRFLLPVLLFLSFAALSQQASVDTAELNNLREYPKKNSLPVRRPVLQLQPVQLPESQLNLKVNYWRNWVTFGVNMNQASFSNNWKGGGVNSIAIGTTFNYKTDYTKGDKNYVSEVILQYGKIKNKGQLQRKSNDRIYWDNKVGLKLSPSWNFFGSLNFESQFDRGFSYSTKDGVETAKTISRFMSPGYLTESIGFEYKPSKYFWLRIGTGTARQTFVLDKDLYLNNDKNFGVEHGKSFRNELAFQLVSSYERDIMENISLKSRYSMFANYEKLKSIDQRLDLTLIAKVNRLINVTFTGVGLYDDDATDKIQASQSLALGLTYRFPK
- a CDS encoding glucosaminidase domain-containing protein, which translates into the protein MRKYLLVIACAAFLVSCSSKKGLVKVNKTGKKPDKVISDDKLVKVYSTNGYIERFKGIAVEEMNRSGIPASITLAQGMLESANGNSSLAREANNHFGIKCHAGWQGKTVTKDDDEAGECFRFYNSAEESYRDHTEFLKRQRYAFLFELDRNDYKGWARGLKQAGYATNPRYPELLIGLIERYGLERFDRGETVIAKAQREDRIQEQIEIKEQQQPSAQQSEPAKSPVTMKIYEVTAGDTLYSIGRRFGLTVDEIKIINSLQAGEIKPGQLLLVSK
- a CDS encoding carboxypeptidase-like regulatory domain-containing protein — translated: MKRLLSVILLFSCLKLSGQERTVEGIVFDRDSKQRISRVYIYNLRKHTGFYNNIKGEFSTKVAAGDTLIAAAEGYRVDTLTVRSQAALLFYLKQTSIHLREVTVTDTARHPRERLKQIKREYKDIYRKGDPQDLLAVGGGNGTGGAGLGIDALYSLLSKEGKNARYLQEIIERDYREMMINYRYTKSLIKNVTGLPDDKLEDFMQQYRPSYYFILEASDYSLISFIRDCYKQYLKDPSAYRLPPLKSP